GCTTGTAGAAAAACTCAAATCAGCCACCAGTTACTATCAAATAAGAAGTGCTATATACAGGCATTTGGCTGTTAAAGATGAAGTTTGGAAGCAGCTTTCTTCAGAAGAACAGTTAAAAATTGAAAGATTGTTACCCCAGGAAGTATCAGCTCTAAAAACAGCCAGAGAATCAGGTTTAATCATTGACTACTATGAGTTAGAAACTGGCTGGTTTCAAGTATTTATCGTGGGTGAAAATAAGCCTGTAAGCGTTAGTAAATCAAATGTAATTACTTGGGTACAAGAGCAACAAAAGCTCAACTGTGTAACGACATAAACCACCACAATCAGCTAACGCCTCAGTCTTAAAAATAATCCCAAAAAAGCATATATGGAATTGTCAGGAGAAATTCCCTCAATTCCTTGCTGCTACCTGATTGAGCTATCTCGTCCGCTCGGAAATGAGAAACATCAAGCTCGTTATTACTTAGGTTCATGCGCGAACCTCAAGAAAAGATTTCAGCAGCATCTACAAGGGTCTGGAGCAGCATTTACTCGTGCTGCGATAGAACGCGGCATCGAATTCAAAATTGTCTACGTATGGAAGACCTCAAGTAAACAAGAAGCCCGTCAGCTTGAAATTCAACTTAAGCGATATAAAAACCACGCACAATTATTAAGGAGAGTACAAAATGTCAAAACGAATTCGACAAAAACTAGGTAGATACCATTTCAGACGCAGATTACGTGGAAAAGTTTTGCTATCAAAGGTTACAAGCTTTAGTTGCTATCAACAGAACCATCAAGAGAAAACCTGTACAACTGCAAGGAAATTCATTCGCAATAACAATATTCAATCCCCATGTGTTATCACCGTACTCAAGATATCGGGTAGTGAAGATAAATTTTTCTTGTCAAACAATGGACTGTTTAGCTATAAATATGCTGTCGAAAATCACAAACTATTCTCTCCTGAAATAGCGCCTATTGCTAGTTAAAATAAGGAGTATAAATATCACTATAGCCTGTCAAATATGGCAGGCTAAAAACTTAGCAACCAAAATCAAGAGTAGTATAAGTACAAAGATTTAATCTGTACAAGACATTTTGAAACCACCAGATAACGGAGTAGAGATGCATCTCAACATCCTTGCAATCTGCAAACGCTTTACAGCACTATGTTGGGTTGTGTTAGATATATTATGAAGATGTTTTGCAGTGACTGTTTTTAAATTGGAACCAGTGAAATCGATAGAGTTATGTACAGGTGCTGGAGGCTTGGCGATGGGCTGTGCCAAGGCGGGCTTTCATCATCTGGCACTTGTGGAACAGGATAAGCACAGTTGTTACACCATCCGTGAAAATCAACAGCGAGGGATTGCCCTTGTTAGCGACTGGCATATTCACCAGATGGATGTAACGGATTTTGACTATTCTACGATTGAGGAAGAAATCGACCTCTTAGCTGGTGGGCCACCTTGTCAGCCCTTTTCAATTGGTGGCAGGCATGGTGCTTTTCTCGACAAGCGAGATATGTTCCCACAGTTTTTTCGTGCAGTACGTGCATTACGCCCGAAAGCGTTCCTGATTGAGAATGTGCGGGGATTACTACGTCGTAATTTTATTAATTATTTTGAGTATATTATTTTACAGCTAACCCATCCACAGCTATTGCCCAAGCCAGATGAGCCTTGGGTTGACCACTTGGCACGCCTAGAGCGTCATCATAATAGTGGCAAGAGTGATGACCTTGGCTATCGCGTTACCTTCAGGCTGTTGAATGCGGCGGATTATGGAGTAGCACAAAAGCGGGAGCGGGTTTTTATTGTTGGTTTTCGCTCTGATTTGAAAGCAAACTGGTCTTTCCCTGAACCAACACATACTGAAGAAGCGCTTATTTGGCATAAGTGGATTACTGGTGAATATTGGGAACGCCACACCATAGCTAGCAAAGAACGCCCAGAAATACCATCCTTACTTCGTAGTCGCTTGCAACGTACTGGTGCGAATTTGTTAGGTAGCGTGACTGCTCCCTGGTGTACTGTCCGGGATGCGATCGCTGATTTACCACTGCCCGAAAACACCGATGTGGCAGTAGAAATTCCAAATCACGTTTATATTCCAGGAGCTAGAAGTTATCCAGGACATACTGGTAGTCCTTTAGATGAACCAGCCAAAACCTTAAAAGCAGGGGTGCATGGTGTCCCCGGTGGGGAGAATATGATTGCCTTGCCTGATGGACAAGTTCGCTACTTTACAGTACGTGAAGCTGCGAGGTTACAGACGTTTCCTGATGATTACTACTTCCCCTGTAATTGGGGCGAGTCGATGCGCCAGATTGGTAATGCTGTACCCGTTACTCTTGCCCATCTTATTGCTAGCAGTATCCGCAGCCATTTACAGGAACTACCATTGGCAGGAAAATGATAGTTGCTCTCTAGCAATGATCATTCATGCCATTAGAGGTTTTCCAAGCTCCTGCTACTTTACGCGAGCAGTTAATCGAATTTCAGGCTAGACAGCAATGCTACCCGCTCAGTGAACTGGAACAGCATAAAGAAGAGTTGGCTGGCTATGTTGGCGTTTACTTACTTTACTACCGGGGACAGTTTCCTTTGTACGCAAATATTACTTATGCCAACCAAGCAAAATGCTGTATGCCAATCTATATCGGGAAAGCTGAGAATCCTGGCAAGCGTACTGGCAAGGGAACTATTGCTGGCGGTCTGGTTGGTCGCTTAAGAGAACATAGGAACTCCATTCGCCAAGCACCAAATCTTGATGTTGCCGAATTTAACTTTACGGTCGTGGCGATGGCAGTGGACTTGGTTGCTTGGGGAGAAGCAATACTTATAAGACATTTCCAACCTGTTTGGTGCAGTATTATCTCTGGTTTTGGTATCCATGCCCCTGGTAAAGGACGAGGAGCACAGATGCGTTCGATGTGGGATGAAATCCATCCAGGACGGTTGTTTGCTGAACAGTTACCACCTAATTTGGTCACTATAGCCAATTTGCAACCACGGGTAACACAACACTGCCAGAATATGTGTGCGCGGTTGGGATGCCCAACGGAGGCGTCGGAAGATGCAGAATGAAAGGATGACACAAATGTCTAGTTTGCATTTAAAAATAAGCTGTACAAGAGAATAAGACTTACGGATCGAGCTTAATGAATATATACAGCAGTATGATTAACCTGTTAGAGAATAAATTTTATGGATGATTATTATAAAAACTAATTCATATTTATATATAAAGGTAATTATGAGTTAAATCTTTTAACTTAAGAAACCCTGAATTAAGTAATTTTTGCAGTTAAGCTGATTCAACTAGCCCTCTAACGAGATAAAATTCGTTTTCGCGCTCCAGTAACATTAATACGCATATTGATAACTTCCTTGCTAGCGTGGTAATATTCAACAGCCTCATCTATTGTCATTCCAGTTTGAACGATATGGAGGGCAGCTTCTTCTGAAATTAAAAGTGCCGGAGCTAACCAGTTTGCTTCATCTTCATATTCTTGGTTAAAATTCCGGCATCCGCATTCGTTAAAAACTTCATCTGGCTGGTGTTGAAGGATACCATGACTTAATTCGTGAGAAACATTAGAAGCCTGACGTAGAGGGCTGTGAGCGTCATTGTGAACAATTATTCTTTGTGTACCATAAAACACTGTTATCGCAGAAAAACTTTTTATGTCTTTTTCTGTGAAATAGCGAACCTCTTCAGAAATTTCATTTTGAAATTCCGATAGTGGAACAATAGGAATTGCTAAATGTTCAGCAAGCTGCCAAGGGCATAAGGGAGCGTATGGTTTTATGCCAAGCTCCGCTCGAAATTCCCTGGCATAAGCATTTGCCTCTGTCTTAAAGCCCCGACGCAATTTTAACTTCCTTGGACTACCAGGCATAAGCATTTGCCTCCTGACTAAAACCACAGCGTAATGTCATCTCATTGATCCTTGCGAAGTTTCTCGTAAGCAGCTTTGATGACAGCTTCCATTGCAGATGCAGCTTCTGGCGTTAAATGGGGATCTGCACGCAAATACGCCGTAATTTTAGCGAGTGGTTCGGATTCGGTTAGAGTATCCTGTTCGCGCTTGATGAAGGAGTCTGCGTTCAGCCCAGACCATGCGAGCATTGCCGCCATACTGTCTACATCTGGTCGTCTACCTTGCGCGATCCGAGTCAAGGTGGACGCACTAACACCAGATTTTTCGGCAACTTGTTTCCATGTCATACGCTTAGACAGCCGTTGGCTGTCCAATGCTGCATAAAAAGCTTCAACATCAAACTGTCCTTTTGCCATTTCATCTCCAATTTCACTGTTGCAATTTTAAATCATGTGTGCAATATAATGGATAAAATTTTACGTGTGAAATTGAAAGTCACTTTTGCAACAAAATTATGACGAACAATATTGTGGTTGATGAGATTGAACTGGAAGCGTGGGTCAAGCAGCACGGGGCTGTACAACCACCGCTTGCAAAACACTACTTAGTGCGGATTGATGACCGAAGTTACAAAGTAGACGACCCCGTGATTACGGGAGGGCAGCTGCTTGATGAAGCAAGCAAGAGACCTGTGGATGAGTACCTCATCTTCCAAGTGCTACATAACGGTCAGTTAGAAGAAATTCGCCTTGATGAAACCGTGGAACTCAGAAAGCCTGGTATTGAGCGATTCATTACTTGGCGCAGCGATCGCTCCTTCCGTTTTGTCATCGATGGTCGGCGATTTGAGTGGGGCGCGCCAATGATCACAGGGTTAAAGCTGAAGGAACTTGCTGGCGTTGACCTTGCATCCTATGGAGTTTGGCTTGAACTACGTGGTGCAGAAGACCGCCCAATTGCCGATAACGAATCTGTCGATTTACAAGCACCAGGAGTCGAGCGATTCTTCACTGGTAAAAAGACTACAACGGAGGGTTAAGTAATGAGCTTTTTACCCTCAAACGATCGCCAATACCTGGAAAACAGGGGTTTACCTTTTGAAGAAGTGGTAGATGCCAGTCAAAAGGGCGTTATTTTACGCGAATTTCAGTTACCACTTGGCCGTTTTGATACTGAACAGGCAGATATCTTAATTCTCTTGCCGAGCGGATACCCAGATGCACCCCCCGATATGTTTTACCTGCTGCCGTGGGTAAAGCTGGTACAAGGTGCAAAATACCCAAAGGCAGCCGATCAACCACACCAATTTAATGGTCAGAAATGGCAACGATGGTCGAGACATAATAATGAGTGGCGACCTGGTACAGATGGCATATGGACAATGCTCAAACGGATTGAAAATGCTTTGGAGGTGACTGCTTGAATACTGTAAGCTTGACATTGCAAGAGCAACACTCAAATTACCTGCACGAATTGCTATTAACCATAGATGGTAAAGAGCGAGCAGCCTATGTCTTGTGTGGACAGGCCGTTATCAATGCCGACCCTTGGGATGGGCAGCCGCACCAAAAATTCATTTCTTATGAAGTAATACCAGTGCCAGAGGATGAAATTGTTTCTTTCTCTGCCAAACACATTACCTGGAAAATGGATTCTTTTGTTCGGGCATTGCAAGCGGCACAAGCAAAAAACCTCACGGTAGCCATTTTTCACAGTCATCGAGAAGGCTTGAGAGAATTCTCTATTCAGGATGATACTAACGAACCAGACTTGATTCAACTGGCACAAAACCGCAACGGCTCAGATACACAGATTTTGAGTGTTATCCTAATGCCGGATGGAAATTTGATTGGTCGCCTGTGGGTTAGTTCGCAAGAAGTTATCTCCTTGCGGATGATTCGTGTGATTGGGCAGAAAATCCGTTTGTATTATCCAAACCGGGGGCTGGGGGTTTCTCCTCCAGCATTCCAGCGACAGGCTTTAGCTTTTGGGGAAGCCCTCAATCAAGACTTATCGATGTTGCGTGTTGGGGTCATTGGTTGCGGCGGTACAGGAAGTGCGATCGCTATGTTGCTGCCAAAGATGGGTATTCGGAACATTGCACTTTTCGATAAAGACATTGTTGAGGATACAAATTTAAATCGGCTACACGGTGCGCGTCAGCCAGACGCTGATGCTATGAGTCCCAAAGTTGAAGTTGTTGCCAAGTCACTTGTGGAACTTGGACTTGGTGTTCAAGTGAGAACATATCAAGCTTGGATTGGAGAAGCAGACTGCCGCGATCCCCTGAAAGCGTGCGACGTAATTTTTTGTTGCACTGATGATCACACGGGTCGCCTAATGCTGAATAGGTTTGCCTACTACTATGCAACACCTGTATTTGATATGGGTTTAGCAATTGAGGTTTCTCAAGGGGAAACGCCCAATTTTCAGGCTTTGGATGGTCGCGTCACGGTGCTTGCACCTGCACCAGGACACACCTGTCTATTGTGTCGTGAAGTTATAAATCCTGTTGCTGCGAGAGATGAAGCGTTGAAACGCAGTAATTCTGATGAGTACGAACGCCGCAAGGCAGAAGCCTACGTTATTGGAGAAGGAAACCCCAGCCCTGCCGTTGTTTTATTTACAACGGAGGTAGCAATTATGGCGATGCAGGAACTTGTCCACCGCCTTCAGGGTTTCCGTGGTGAGGATGGTGCAGCAGCTCACAGGGTTCGTAAATTCCATCTGACGACTGACCGTAAACCAGCAGCAATCCCTAATCCCAATTGCCCAGTTTGCGGGACAACCGGTGCCCAGTGGTGGAGCAGAGGGGATGTTATGCCTTTTCTCAATCTGGTGGAGTAAGGGATGTTTCTTCGCGGTGTAGTTAGACAGTTATTAATCTGGCTGCGTTTTATTCGTCAGCCAGACTTATCAGCACGGATAGTTCCAACACATCCTGCACCTGAGAATATAAAACCAGGGGAGATTTTAGTCGTTGGTGATGCTGAATATCAGAAATGGGCTTGTTTTCGTTGCCCTGGAGGATGTGGTGAAAATATTTTGCTGTCTTTGAATCAAAAGCGGCATCCTTGCTGGGCGATCGCCATTGATTCGTTGGGACGACCAACACTTAATCCTTCTGTTAGGCAGCTTAACGAATGCCGCTGCCACTTTTGGGTGCGTCAGGGAATTGTTGAATGGTGCGCTGATTCAGGACAGAAATAAACCTTATAGTCTCGTTTAGCAGAAAAATCCACTTCTTACTTACTCCTAGGTAAGCAATATTTCCATTGCATGAATTATTTGCGAAGCAACAACTCTATGACGAAGTGTACATGAATTGAGAGGGGAGCGATCGCTCCCCTTACTTTGAGTTAATCACCAGACTGAATGATAAACCGTAAAATTACTACTAACTCTAGTACGGTTTTCACCAATAGTACAATTGTTCTTTTTAATCAAAAAGCATTAAAATACAGTGTAATAAAGTGCTACACACTGACATAGTGTGAGTCAATGTCGGCTGAATTCAAATGAATTTGGTTACTAACGATAGGTAATACGAGTAAGTTTTTCTGGAAGATATATTTGATTCAAATATTGATGATGGTGGCATATGAAAAGAAATTACCATAGCGCTGCGTTATGAATAGCCCAATTCAGTAAAGGTAAAAATAGATGTTTCCGCTTATTACACACTTTGAAGAACTGCTCAAGAACATTCAACCACCCCAAGAACGCCTTGATGCAGCACGCGATTTACCACCCTTAGTCCGTGAGTACATTGCCAAAAGCAAAGATTTTCCCACTGTCTACCCTCACTCCCGACTTGCAGGCTCATACGCCCAAAAAATGGCAGTAGGTGATGTTAAAGACGTAGATACCCTAATACGTGTCCCTGGTGATCCAAAGGCAAATGAACCAGAGGCTAAACGATTAATTCAAGACATGAAAAAGTTGCTTGATGGCTTGCCAAAAGCTTTGGGCTTTGAGGGATATGCAGAAGCGGAAATAGAAGTAGAGCGGGCACGCCGATCCGTCCATGTCTACTTCAAAGGCAAAGACTTCCACCTAGACTTTGTTCCTTGCATTGCACCAAATGGATTCGAGAGTGTGCTTTACGTCCCAGATCGAGGATTCAATAAGTTGATTGCATCGCACCCCATTGGGTATATTAACTTACTCAATGAGCTACAGGAAAAACACGATCGCAAAGTTAAACCACTTGGCAAGCTTCTGAAGCACTTCCGTGACTGCCAAATGAAAAGCCGCAAACCTAAGAGTTACTGGCTTGGCGCTCTGCTGGTTTATCACATCCAACAGAACACTTTAGACATGACACAGCCATTGGCAGTCCTATTTTACGAGCTTTTGAATGCTATTTACCGCCAATACGATCACCTGCTATATACTAGCAATGTTGCAACCCCAAACCTCCCTGATCCGATTCTTGGTCATAACATCTCTTGGAACTGGAGCCGCACCCACTTTGAAACCTTCATGAG
This window of the Nostoc sp. C052 genome carries:
- a CDS encoding DUF3155 domain-containing protein, whose protein sequence is MSKRIRQKLGRYHFRRRLRGKVLLSKVTSFSCYQQNHQEKTCTTARKFIRNNNIQSPCVITVLKISGSEDKFFLSNNGLFSYKYAVENHKLFSPEIAPIAS
- a CDS encoding E2/UBC family protein; translated protein: MSFLPSNDRQYLENRGLPFEEVVDASQKGVILREFQLPLGRFDTEQADILILLPSGYPDAPPDMFYLLPWVKLVQGAKYPKAADQPHQFNGQKWQRWSRHNNEWRPGTDGIWTMLKRIENALEVTA
- a CDS encoding DUF6527 family protein, coding for MFLRGVVRQLLIWLRFIRQPDLSARIVPTHPAPENIKPGEILVVGDAEYQKWACFRCPGGCGENILLSLNQKRHPCWAIAIDSLGRPTLNPSVRQLNECRCHFWVRQGIVEWCADSGQK
- a CDS encoding ImmA/IrrE family metallo-endopeptidase; this encodes MPGSPRKLKLRRGFKTEANAYAREFRAELGIKPYAPLCPWQLAEHLAIPIVPLSEFQNEISEEVRYFTEKDIKSFSAITVFYGTQRIIVHNDAHSPLRQASNVSHELSHGILQHQPDEVFNECGCRNFNQEYEDEANWLAPALLISEEAALHIVQTGMTIDEAVEYYHASKEVINMRINVTGARKRILSR
- a CDS encoding multiubiquitin domain-containing protein — translated: MTNNIVVDEIELEAWVKQHGAVQPPLAKHYLVRIDDRSYKVDDPVITGGQLLDEASKRPVDEYLIFQVLHNGQLEEIRLDETVELRKPGIERFITWRSDRSFRFVIDGRRFEWGAPMITGLKLKELAGVDLASYGVWLELRGAEDRPIADNESVDLQAPGVERFFTGKKTTTEG
- a CDS encoding DNA cytosine methyltransferase; this translates as MKSIELCTGAGGLAMGCAKAGFHHLALVEQDKHSCYTIRENQQRGIALVSDWHIHQMDVTDFDYSTIEEEIDLLAGGPPCQPFSIGGRHGAFLDKRDMFPQFFRAVRALRPKAFLIENVRGLLRRNFINYFEYIILQLTHPQLLPKPDEPWVDHLARLERHHNSGKSDDLGYRVTFRLLNAADYGVAQKRERVFIVGFRSDLKANWSFPEPTHTEEALIWHKWITGEYWERHTIASKERPEIPSLLRSRLQRTGANLLGSVTAPWCTVRDAIADLPLPENTDVAVEIPNHVYIPGARSYPGHTGSPLDEPAKTLKAGVHGVPGGENMIALPDGQVRYFTVREAARLQTFPDDYYFPCNWGESMRQIGNAVPVTLAHLIASSIRSHLQELPLAGK
- a CDS encoding Eco29kI family restriction endonuclease encodes the protein MPLEVFQAPATLREQLIEFQARQQCYPLSELEQHKEELAGYVGVYLLYYRGQFPLYANITYANQAKCCMPIYIGKAENPGKRTGKGTIAGGLVGRLREHRNSIRQAPNLDVAEFNFTVVAMAVDLVAWGEAILIRHFQPVWCSIISGFGIHAPGKGRGAQMRSMWDEIHPGRLFAEQLPPNLVTIANLQPRVTQHCQNMCARLGCPTEASEDAE
- a CDS encoding ThiF family adenylyltransferase, which codes for MNTVSLTLQEQHSNYLHELLLTIDGKERAAYVLCGQAVINADPWDGQPHQKFISYEVIPVPEDEIVSFSAKHITWKMDSFVRALQAAQAKNLTVAIFHSHREGLREFSIQDDTNEPDLIQLAQNRNGSDTQILSVILMPDGNLIGRLWVSSQEVISLRMIRVIGQKIRLYYPNRGLGVSPPAFQRQALAFGEALNQDLSMLRVGVIGCGGTGSAIAMLLPKMGIRNIALFDKDIVEDTNLNRLHGARQPDADAMSPKVEVVAKSLVELGLGVQVRTYQAWIGEADCRDPLKACDVIFCCTDDHTGRLMLNRFAYYYATPVFDMGLAIEVSQGETPNFQALDGRVTVLAPAPGHTCLLCREVINPVAARDEALKRSNSDEYERRKAEAYVIGEGNPSPAVVLFTTEVAIMAMQELVHRLQGFRGEDGAAAHRVRKFHLTTDRKPAAIPNPNCPVCGTTGAQWWSRGDVMPFLNLVE
- a CDS encoding helix-turn-helix domain-containing protein, which encodes MAKGQFDVEAFYAALDSQRLSKRMTWKQVAEKSGVSASTLTRIAQGRRPDVDSMAAMLAWSGLNADSFIKREQDTLTESEPLAKITAYLRADPHLTPEAASAMEAVIKAAYEKLRKDQ
- a CDS encoding nucleotidyltransferase codes for the protein MFPLITHFEELLKNIQPPQERLDAARDLPPLVREYIAKSKDFPTVYPHSRLAGSYAQKMAVGDVKDVDTLIRVPGDPKANEPEAKRLIQDMKKLLDGLPKALGFEGYAEAEIEVERARRSVHVYFKGKDFHLDFVPCIAPNGFESVLYVPDRGFNKLIASHPIGYINLLNELQEKHDRKVKPLGKLLKHFRDCQMKSRKPKSYWLGALLVYHIQQNTLDMTQPLAVLFYELLNAIYRQYDHLLYTSNVATPNLPDPILGHNISWNWSRTHFETFMRRINEGRNWAAKALETDDREKAIKYWQKIFGEEYFPSEVETAASQLAKAGLPGKSYVSSTGLILPSQPASGLYTSTIATKFHGIDQG
- a CDS encoding GIY-YIG nuclease family protein, which produces MELSGEIPSIPCCYLIELSRPLGNEKHQARYYLGSCANLKKRFQQHLQGSGAAFTRAAIERGIEFKIVYVWKTSSKQEARQLEIQLKRYKNHAQLLRRVQNVKTNSTKTR